A genomic region of Tamandua tetradactyla isolate mTamTet1 chromosome 2, mTamTet1.pri, whole genome shotgun sequence contains the following coding sequences:
- the LOC143655292 gene encoding olfactory receptor 4S2, whose amino-acid sequence MGKINNVTEFIFWGLSQSPEVAKVCFVVFSFFYTVILLGNLLIMLTVCTGNLFKSPMYFFLNYLSFVDICYSSVTAPKMIADLLAKTKAISYVGCMLQLFGVHFFGCTEIFILTVMAYDRYVAICKPLHYMTIMDRDRCNIMLLGTWVGGFIHSIIQVALVVQMPFCGPNEIDHYFCDVHPVLKLACTDTYVVGVVVTANSGTIALGSFVILLISYTIILISLRKQSADGRRKALSTCGSHICVVIIFFGPCTFMYMRPDTTFSEDKMVAVFYTIITPMLNPLIYTLRNAEVKNAMKKLWGRKVFLRG is encoded by the coding sequence atgggaaaaataaacaatgtaACTGAGTTCATTTTCTGGGGCCTTTCTCAGAGCCCAGAGGTTGCAAAAGTTTGTTTcgtggtgttttctttcttctacacTGTCATTCTTCTGGGAAACCTCCTCATCATGCTCACAGTCTGCACTGGCAACCTTTTCAAGTctcccatgtatttttttctcaactATTTGTCTTTTGTGGACATTTGTTACTCTTCAGTGACAGCTCCCAAGATGATAGCTGACCTATTAGCCAAGACTAAAGCTATCTCCTATGTGGGGTGTATGCTGCAACTCTTTGGGGTACATTTCTTTGGTTGTACTGAGATCTTCATTCTTACTGTAATGGCCTATGATcgttatgtggccatctgcaaacCTCTGCACTATATGACCATCATGGACCGGGACAGATGCAACATCATGTTGCTGGGGACCTGGGTGGGTGGGTTCATACACTCCATTATCCAGGTAGCTCTGGTGGTCCAGATGCCCTTTTGTGGACCCAATGAGATTGACCACTACTTTTGTGATGTCCACCCTGTGCTGAAACTTGCCTGCACAGACACATATGTTGTTGGTGTTGTCGTGACAGCTAACAGTGGGACCATCGCTCTGGGTAGCTTTGTTATCTTGCTCATCTCTTACACAATCATCCTGATATCCCTGAGAAAACAGTCAGCAGATGGCAGGCGCAAAGCTCTGTCTACCTGTGGCTCCCACATTTGTGTGGTTATCATCTTTTTTGGTCCCTGTACTTTCATGTACATGCGCCCTGACACTACCTTTTCAGAGGACAAGATGGTGGCTGTCTTTTACACCATAATCACGCCCATGCTAAATCCCCTGATTTACACACTGAGAAATGCAGAAgtaaaaaatgcaatgaaaaaacTGTGGGGCAGAAAGGTTTTCTTGAGAGGCTAA